In a genomic window of Wyeomyia smithii strain HCP4-BCI-WySm-NY-G18 chromosome 1, ASM2978416v1, whole genome shotgun sequence:
- the LOC129724278 gene encoding uncharacterized protein LOC129724278 isoform X2, translated as MKITTSVQVTLSIIVAVVARFDLARCIPVSELDSYPSSSLLSSSSQGKTSAAPPPLLFPSGSSGVYKIVENDTALKILQARAAVELADEASSKHTDTTEGQNVQQQQTVAVAVVDGAGDSAAISGNNTANATQSVPTPPSADNYDTDNDDDTNGNNEDADGDDDDYSSEEDDDDNDDDDGTVDTDVVNVQPEDPNKEDGLEEQFGNKDSHYPLVIDNTMIEVSAVRQEHVWVIVTGAIFVLTLTAYIAMVLYRNRLERRYGMRQRLVTEDDYYTNNDI; from the exons ATTTAGCCAGATGCATACCGGTTAGTGAACTAGACAGTTACCCGTCCAGTTCGCTGTTGTCATCGAGCAGTCAGGGTAAAACGTCGGCAGCACCGCCGCCACTCCTCTTCCCAAGTGGGAGCAGTGGTGTGTATAAAATTGTGGAGAATGATACTGCTCTCAAGATCCTGCAGGCACGTGCCGCGGTCGAGCTGGCCGACGAGGCCAGCAGTAAGCACACGGATACAACCGAG GGTCAAAacgtgcagcagcagcagacagTCGCGGTCGCCGTCGTAGATGGTGCTGGTGACTCAGCGGCGATCAGCGGTAACAACACTGCCAACGCTACTCAGTCCGTTCCAACGCCGCCATCGGCGGACAATTACGATACAGATAATGATGATGATACCAATGGTAATAACGAAGATGCCGATGGTGATGATGACGATTACAGTAGTGAAGAGGATGACGATGATAATGATGACGATGACGGTACTGTCGATACGGACGTCGTCAATGTTCAGCCGGAGGATCCGAACAAGGAAGATGGATTGGAAGAACAGTTTGG AAACAAAGATAGTCATTACCCACTTGTGATCGACAATACGATGATTGAGGTGTCAGCCGTGCGTCAGGAGCACGTGTGGGTTATTGTGACCGGAGCCATTTTTGTGTTGACCCTTACGGCATACATCGCTATGGTTCTGTACCGGAATCGATTAGA ACGACGCTACGGCATGCGACAGCGTTTGGTTACGGAGGATGATTACTACACCAACAATGAC ATCTAA
- the LOC129724395 gene encoding protein singles bar, giving the protein MPPTVIRMPGSSAAGPRGGGGHFNETQNRGIRIGCCRVCTCINLDFFMSKNGILKIFEIILGSFCQTLLIQFGMDSAKDIGEAFHGFLTTVSACLTTTTILLLCYTISSRTFHLVRQSIFEVMYNGISCFLYLSASSYMGFAVNVWLYPKFLLFKNTGGIHSSYPAMTAVYYMGTIVGIVYGLDAFVAFRYLKGYT; this is encoded by the exons ATGCCTCCAACCGTGATTCGCATGCCAGGTTCTTCTGCTGCCGGTCCACGTGGTGGAGGTGGACACTTTAACGAGACCCAAAACCGAGGAATACGAATTGGATGTTGCCGAGTTTGTACCTGTATCAATTTGGATTTCTTCATGTCGAAAAACGGCATTCTGAAAATTTTCGAGATAATACTTGGCTCCTTCTGTCAGACGTTGTTGATTCAGTTCGGCATGGATTCGGCCAAGGATATCGGAGAGGCGTTCCACGGATTTCTGACGACAGTTTCGGCATGTCTGACGACGACAACGATTTTACTGCTGTGCTACACGATTTCATCCAGGACGTTTCACCTGGTGCGGCAGTCCATTTTC GAAGTAATGTACAACGGGATCTCCTGCTTCCTGTATTTAAGCGCCTCTTCCTACATGGGCTTTGCGGTAAATGTTTGGCTTTATCCGAAGTTTCTGCTATTCAAAAATACAGGCGGAATCCACAGCTCCTATCCAGCGATGACGGCAGTTTAC TATATGGGTACGATCGTCGGAATTGTGTACGGACTGGATGCGTTTGTGGCTTTTCGATACTTGAAAGGATACACGTGA
- the LOC129724278 gene encoding uncharacterized protein LOC129724278 isoform X1, with protein sequence MKITTSVQVTLSIIVAVVARFDLARCIPVSELDSYPSSSLLSSSSQGKTSAAPPPLLFPSGSSGVYKIVENDTALKILQARAAVELADEASSKHTDTTEGQNVQQQQTVAVAVVDGAGDSAAISGNNTANATQSVPTPPSADNYDTDNDDDTNGNNEDADGDDDDYSSEEDDDDNDDDDGTVDTDVVNVQPEDPNKEDGLEEQFGNKDSHYPLVIDNTMIEVSAVRQEHVWVIVTGAIFVLTLTAYIAMVLYRNRLELKYSYFVSFRRRYGMRQRLVTEDDYYTNNDI encoded by the exons ATTTAGCCAGATGCATACCGGTTAGTGAACTAGACAGTTACCCGTCCAGTTCGCTGTTGTCATCGAGCAGTCAGGGTAAAACGTCGGCAGCACCGCCGCCACTCCTCTTCCCAAGTGGGAGCAGTGGTGTGTATAAAATTGTGGAGAATGATACTGCTCTCAAGATCCTGCAGGCACGTGCCGCGGTCGAGCTGGCCGACGAGGCCAGCAGTAAGCACACGGATACAACCGAG GGTCAAAacgtgcagcagcagcagacagTCGCGGTCGCCGTCGTAGATGGTGCTGGTGACTCAGCGGCGATCAGCGGTAACAACACTGCCAACGCTACTCAGTCCGTTCCAACGCCGCCATCGGCGGACAATTACGATACAGATAATGATGATGATACCAATGGTAATAACGAAGATGCCGATGGTGATGATGACGATTACAGTAGTGAAGAGGATGACGATGATAATGATGACGATGACGGTACTGTCGATACGGACGTCGTCAATGTTCAGCCGGAGGATCCGAACAAGGAAGATGGATTGGAAGAACAGTTTGG AAACAAAGATAGTCATTACCCACTTGTGATCGACAATACGATGATTGAGGTGTCAGCCGTGCGTCAGGAGCACGTGTGGGTTATTGTGACCGGAGCCATTTTTGTGTTGACCCTTACGGCATACATCGCTATGGTTCTGTACCGGAATCGATTAGA GCTTAAATATTCTTACTTTGTTTCGTTTAGACGACGCTACGGCATGCGACAGCGTTTGGTTACGGAGGATGATTACTACACCAACAATGAC ATCTAA